Genomic DNA from Brassica rapa cultivar Chiifu-401-42 chromosome A04, CAAS_Brap_v3.01, whole genome shotgun sequence:
AGTTTATTCGCTATCTCTCTCTCACAAAGTAGTTATTATCGTTAATTTGCTATCTCTCTCTCACAAAGTTATAAAAGGGCAATAATCTTTGCTgtccaatattttatttttcttacaagGCTTTTGTGTCGTTTGAATTGTCTATACAACTTCTAGCTTGAGCTTATAACAACCTATCATCTTTTTTTATGACGTTAAGTATTTGATCCTTGCTCTTTGATAGTTAATCACTTACATTGGTTTCGAAATGAAATGATATTATCAGCAAAATGaaaattcttttttcttttaactgaccttttatttatttttcaaacgaAAAATACAACACTCAAGGACTTAACTGTGCCCTTAAAAGAAACTGAACCAAGTACCTAAGAAAGTAAGAGAGGTGTTATTTGCAAAATGAAAATTCTTCAATCAAATAAAGGGGAAAGAAAAAGCCTTCATAACAAACAAGAACAACTTGATTTTGAATCTCTGTAATAGATAAGATAAAGAGACAACTTATACTCCACACTATTTCTGGGATCTACCTTGCAGTCCAACCTCTGCGAGGTCCTATCTTCTCCGTCATGAGCTGCTGACTTCTATCTTCTAAGCATCTCCACTTCAGCTTCAATTGATTGTCCTGACTCCAAATATAACAACAAATAAACACTGAAGTAAATGCAAACAAGAAGACCTCGTCAAAGTAACTAAACTTTCTTGGAtacaagagaaagaaagaacagTTTATCATCTTCCCATCAACCACAGTGCAAAGTTAAAATCCACAGCACAGTTAGCTACCATATCAAATGAGCATGCTTTCTAAGAAATGAGGTTTTTTCGTTATGATTCACATAAACATAACATCACTATCGGACTGAAAACCCCAACACAACTAAAAGGCATAGATGATGATATAAGAGAATGGGTGGAACCTACATCAAATAGGAAAGCACATAAACAACAGCTTAGAATTGTAACTACATAGAAAGCACCAGAGAATGGATGGTTTACATATAGGACAAATTATTTGCACTTAAACCACTTGATCAAGTGGAAGTAATCGTGTCATTTTTCAAATGTGCACTATGGATTCTGACGCGCATTCAAAATGAGCCAGCAAATCCCTGAGATAATTCGTTTAAGCGTCCACTGTTGTGGCTTATAAGTATTTGTTTATGCTTTAGGAATACAAATTTGTACCAAGACtaaaaagtgtatatatattcGTTGGGTAATATTTTGTTTGGCTTAAAAATGTTATAGCTCAAGCAAGTTCGTGTGTATACAAGTATGAAGGAAGAGTTACGGCGTCTGAAACTGTTGACTTATGCACAATACTGAAAGAATAAAATTCGAAGATGTTATCAATGTGAGAGGCTTGCTTTCTAGAACAACCAATGTTTTCTCTTTGGCTTCTGCTGAACTGGAACCGCTGCACTCAGAAAGAAGATCATAATCAGTGTCCTCAAGCACAAAGCCACCATTTTGTTACACTTTGTAAGCAGAAAGACAAACCTTGATTATCGTATAAAGAGTTATAATGCACAATTCCAAACATATAAAGCCACAACTTTGTAAGAGTGCATTTTCCATATGCTACTTAAGATCAAGTAGCGGTGAGTGAAGGtgaaaagaaatatattatgGAGTCTCACCACGCTTAGGTGCTTGGTCTTGAGGCAAAATTTCAATGAAGCAAGTGTCTCTGAAGGATGTCAGCAGGCATATCTTTGCTGCAAACTATTCAAGGGAGATGCAATGGAAAaaattgttaagaaaaaggtAAAGAAAACAGTGCCTAATGCCACAAAAGTCAGCGATTACTTTACATGCCTTCTCGAGGATGTGCTAAAGTGTTACCTATTTCATGTAACATGCATATGAAACAAAGGACATGAAGAAGACTAGATAGGGGAAAAAAACATCAACAGAACTAGAGCAGATGATACGAGAACAAAGGAAAGATCATTTAGGTACATTTTAACTATTAATACAAGTGCTGTGAAAACTGAgacaaaaaggaaaattaccCTATCTGCCGCAGCTTGTAGGGTAATATGGTCTCCCATTCTCCAAGTCTGTCATTCATGTAATTTTGAACTTGAAACAGAAAAATTTAAAGATCAAACCAATTATGGCTTAGAGGAGAAATTAAAATAACTTACTTTGCCATCCTCTTGTAATACCGTTTGTATTTCATCAGAACATAACTTTCGTATATAGTGCGATTGTCCTTGAGCTGTAGCAACAAGACAAAAACAACAGAATAACTAGGAAATGACGTACGAAAAGGAATGTGTGCACCTAATACTGAAACAGGTACTAAATCCATTTGTTCAATTGCAACAATGGTTTAATGAAAATCATAAAACACAGTCATCACTCTCTCTCTTTGATCATCGTCATAACTCATAAGACATCTAACCTGTTTAACAACTTCTCCCCTAACTTGCTTGTGGTACTCTGAAGATCGGTACAACTGGTCAGAAAGAGCTCGGAACTGAAAGACACTCAAAAAGATATGAGTATACGACTAGAAAGAGAAAAGCAAGAGATAAAGAAGATTTGTTTGAAATTTAGCCTCTATTCACCTGGCAGTTTCCATCACTAGAGACCTTCAACTCACACAAACCATAAACATTTAGCCTGCGAGGAAGATGGCCCATAAGATCCATGGAGCTAACGGTCCCAAGGTAATGCCCGCAGGTGGGAGACATGTCAATTTGCACAATGTAACCCAACAAGATGCAAAATCTACCAGTCCTCTAGAGTCCAAGCTGTGAGTATAGGGGGCTAGAGACCAAACCTTTTGGGAAAACTCACAGTGGAAGAGAAGATGATTGATAGATTCAGGGTTGTCGCATCTCTTACAATTTAGCGCGGCTCCAATGTTTCTCAGCGCCAATTGAGAACCAACAGGAAGAGCTTGATTCATTATCTTCCACAGGAAGAGTTTAATCTTCGGGACAGTATAGAAAGAAGGAAGTGTAAGGACATACGAGGGAGGGTAGTAGAGGAACTTGAGGGGAGGAAAGAGGTGGAAAAGTCGCTTGCTGTTCATGAAGTCTATGTACATTACATATCCGGCGAACGACGCTATGGATGCCGTTCTCGTTAACAACGTTGTCAACAACGGTATGGCGAAAAGAATGAAGTATGCTATATGCTCCGCAAATGGATGTATCACTGCTGCatataatgattaaaatatatattactaattaGATTAGACGTGAAAAAATGCACTTTACGTATGTtggataaaaaatataaaagataagAAATAAGAGTTACAAGTGATGGGCTCAGTGACGATAGAGGACTGGTGGTGGGAATGGTCGCGGGATTAAAGAAAGTGGTGGTGAAAAGCTTCATTGACATTCATCGACATAAAATCGTCATTCTCTAGAAAaagagagacaacaaaggttataaacctctttgaccttcatcatatcatatgttagtgcatgatgcaattatgcattaaaatagtattgtcataattttgaatttttctcaaaatctatgtgttaatgtttttcggtaaatactctctatactgaaagcctatgatatttattaatgttttaaaatttttaaagacattatacatttgtattaatatatataaaactatctttcattgtacatgggcattttttaaaacttttttatcaattaatttagtaaaacttcataatgctcccgaaattggtggactaaccactataaaatcgctattctcaagagaaaaagagacgacaaaggtttcaaacctctttgaccttcatcatatgttagtgcaggataaaactatgcattaaaacattattgtcatatttttgaatttttctcaaaatatgtGTAATGCTCTGGAGAAAATTTATCATCGCAGTAATAACAAAGACCTTTAGATCTTCGTTCACTCATCTCTTCATTAGTCAAGAACTTCCTCAACTGTTGCGTAGACTCTTTTGGTTTAGTATGTAGCTTCTCATTCACTCTTGGTATAGGTAACAATCCTCTGTTATTATTACTTGTGCCTCCTCCTTAAGCTGCGTTCCAACTGGTAGTACCTTGCTTCCTTGGGTGAGCTCTCTCATACAATCTACCAAGAACCAAGCATTGCCTCCTAGATTGAGGATTGAACATTCGTATATGCATTTGAGTGTCCATTCTCAATCCTGCCAAGTATGCTCTAACCAAGTACTCCTTAGACATTCGCAATCTCGATCTTATTACCTCAAACTTCGCATGGTACTCTCCAATTCGTTCTGTTTCCCTCAACTCCTTGAGCTCTGTAATTAGATTATCCAACACTTCCTCAAATCGTTCTTTGAGTAGTGAGTGATAAGTTCCCCAATCATGCAATATCACCGTATCAGTATCTTCTTGTACGAGAGCTTGATGCCAAGTTCTAGCTAAGCCGTTGAAATGAATCGAAGTAATTTCCACCTTCAAGTCTTCAGGCGTATTATCAATTGCGAAAATTGTTCCACCATACACAACCATTCCTAAATATTTTCTCTAGAGAATCGAGAAAAATTGATCTTAGCAAGACGAGTCATACTCATGTACGCATTGTCACCTCTCGCCATATTATGTTGTTGATGATCCCGTTGTGTATCTTGTGTTGTCGATATTCTCGAAAAAATTTCCCGATGCATCTGATCGTCGCTAGTCGACGCACCAATCTGATTCGGAAACCGCGTCATTAGCTTGAAAGCTTCGACCATTTTCTGAATACTCCGATCCGTCTTCTCATTTTGAATCGCAATCACCTTTTCTAACGCGACGAAACTCCCTTCGATCTTCTCATCGTCATCGCGCACCACcgctaatatatttattttcatgtatttatttattttctatgtatttattttcatagctaatatattattttatgataaaattaattCACTATGAAAATCCGGTTTGAGttttgtgaaaatatattattttagcgGTGGTGCGCgatgaaataaaattttcatagtGAAACAATGTGATATACACTCACTAATTtagtttttatgtatttattttcatagctaatatattattttatgataaaattaattCACTTATTAACCCGCAGTTCATCCGCGGTCGATCCAGCGACCCGGTAAGTtgtccggttcagtgtccgggtcgggtttaaaaacattggtgaATTTCCTACTCTTCCTTCCATTGAGACATGTATAGCTAAAATCTCTATGTATACTAGTTGTGGACTTTTAAATTGTGATAAAGATTCTACGCTAGGGTTGTCAGCAAAGGTATTAAATGTTCAAAGATTTGGAACATCTGCCAATTAGTAGTATAGACAAATAAAGCTATAAACAACACAAAGAAATCTAAAACAGCAATGATATATACTCCTAAGCTCTGGAACCGAGTAACCCGAACTTCCGTTCAGCTGGAGTTTGCTTAGACAATACACGTCCCGAACAGACACGGCACTCGATCTTCTGGCTAAGTTTCGATGCTTCAAGCTGCTTCTGTTTTGTTTTGGCATATTCTTTCTTGTGCCGTCAAGTCTTAACTGAAAGACGCGAATTCTTCATTCCGAAGAAGTGGATAGAGCAGGAGTACGTTACATTCCTTTCGGGGTGCAAACAGCTGGCGCCAAGGGATGTGATCATCAACAACATGTCACTGCCGGATGTGGAGCTTCAAGATCTGATAGCAGGGGCTGAGAAAGTGGTCGAGAGAACAAGGACAAAATGCATGAGGTCGATGGAGTAGGGAAGCACAGTCTGATCACAGTCACTTGAGCTAAGAACAAGCTCTACGCCCATTTCGTCAACGCCGACTGGAACCGCGATCATGACACACTAGCCCACCTTCGGGAGGACATTGTCTTTAATTTGTATGTATACCCACTATACTTGctggattgtttttttttttggtgaatatGAAGACTATGTTTGCGATCAAAATTAATGCAGTTTTACAAGAAGATAGACAGATAGataaatgtatttttctttGGTAATGTTCTTTAACTCTAAAGCAGCAACCAAGCAAATGCCTTGAACATAGAGAAACAAAAATGtggtatattattttatatatgaatgATTTGTTATGAATGAAAAACTAGAGTTtgcacaaaaatatatatatatat
This window encodes:
- the LOC103862740 gene encoding OVARIAN TUMOR DOMAIN-containing deubiquitinating enzyme 12, yielding MSPTCGHYLGTVSSMDLMGHLPRRLNVYGLCELKVSSDGNCQFRALSDQLYRSSEYHKQVRGEVVKQLKDNRTIYESYVLMKYKRYYKRMAKLGEWETILPYKLRQIGLQQRYAC